The nucleotide sequence CTGGCCACGACCGATGAGGTGATCCCCACGCGCTGCGGATATCGCCCGGTGAGCAGCGCAACCCTCGTCGGAGTTCCGACGGGTGCGGCCGCGTAGGCCTGTGTGAAGCGCATGCCCTCTGCAGCCAGGCGATCCAGATTCGGCGTCTTGTGGAACTTGCTGCCATAGCACCCCAGATCGCTCCAGCCGAGGTCATCCACAACGATTAGCACCACGTTGGGCCGAATCTCTTCGGCAACGAGGCAACTCACGCTGCCTAGCAGGAAGAGTCCCACAGTGAGAATCGTTTGCAGCAAACCGCCCCTCGCCCGGGGACCACGCATGCCACTCCTCTTTGAAGGGGAGGGGCGTCTATGGTCGACCTCAACTTTGGACAGGTTCGGAATTCCGACAGGAGCCGTGCTCGTTCCGTGAATCCGCTGCGAGTGAATCTTGCCGAATTGTGTCTTCAATGTCATGCTCCAGCAGCAGCCCGCATCGGGGGACCGAATCGTCAGTCCGTAGACTGCACGTAGCTGCCCCGTAAAAATGAACTTGGGAAGGAACCGGCCACAGGTCATCGTGGAATCGGGTGGCCTCTCAAGGTAGAGATAAAGGTCTTGAAATGCCATTGCACCGCACACCACTTTTTGACTGGCACTCCTCCCATCGAGGGAGAATGGTGGAATTCGGTGGCTGGGAAATGCCAGTCCAGTATTCGTCCATCGCGGAAGAGCATCACACCGTCCGAAAAGCCGTCGGACTGTTTGACATCTCTCACATGGGCCGACTCCGTTTTGACGGTCCCGATGCTCAGCGACTGCTTGATCATCTGCTGACGTGCCGCGTCGACAATCTGGTCGACGGTCAGATTCGTTATGGACTGGTTTGTAACGATGCCGGTCAAATTCTGGACGATGTTCTGGTTAATCGAATCAATCCCACCTCATTCGGCCTCGTGGTCAACGCGAGTAATCGGCTCAAGATTGTCGACTGGATCAATCAGCGAAAGGCTGACCTGTGCAAGTCTGGCAAGTCACTCGACCTGAGCTTCCGAGACGAGACGCAAGACACCGGCATGATCGCCATTCAGGGCCCCCGTTCCCTGGAGCTTGTGCAGAAGGTGCTCAACATGGACGTTTCCGCCATGCGGTACTACTTCGGCCAGTTCTCTACATTCGATGGAGCCTCCATTTTCGTGAGTCGCACTGGCTATACGGGCGAAGATGGCTTTGAAGTCATTGTCCCCGCAAATTTGACAGTGAAGCTGTGGGAAACATTCATCCAAGCAGGGGAGTCTGCTGAGCTGAAGCCATGCGGGCTGGGTTGCCGTGACACCTTGCGACTGGAAGCCGCGATGCCGCTCTACGGCCATGAACTATCGGAATGCATTGACCCTCTAACGGCCGGACTGAAGTCGTCCGTAAAGCTGGATAAAAGCGAGTTCGTGGGCCGCGATGCACTCCTCAAGATCGCAGATCGGGAGGATCGACCCGTTCGCGTGGGGATCAAATTGAACTCGAAGCGAATCGCCCGTGAACACTCGGAAATTTTCGCCGCCGACGCTCGGATCGGCGAAGTGACTTCCGGAACATTCTCACCCACGTTGGAACAATCAATCGCGATGGCCTATGTCGCTAAGCCGCATTCCGCGATTGGCACCAGTATCACAGTCGATATCCGTGGAAAACGGGAAGCAGCCGAAATCGTTCCACTCCCATTTTATAAACGGGCTAAGTAAGCCTGACGCAGTTGATGGCGGAACTCGCTCACTTTTGTCGAGTCGAGTTCCGCAGTCCGATCAGAGCCTCGACACGCGGCAGACCGGATCGCAAGAATGTCGGCGGGTACGCCACTTAACGCTGGCAACAGGTCAGCGTTAAGTCGTCCTGCCAGCGCCAGAAAAAGCCCCGCGGACCGACATCGCTCGGCAATCTCAGCCAGTTGCTGCTGCGAGAACTCAGTGAGCAAGGTTCGTTGATCCTTTGCCCAGGTATCAATCAACAAGCCGGCACAGCCTGTTTCAATCGCTGCCTCAAGGACCTCGCCCCCCGGCGGAGCGTCGGCTTCCACCGCGTCTGCATAAGCCACTGCGACCCAAGCAATCTTCGAAATGGCTGCGGTAGCAAATGCCGATCGAATGCGACTCCACTCCGTGACCCAATCCCGCCGCGAAGCACACTGACTGAGGCCCAGCTTCGCAAATTGAACCCCCTCAGGCAGTGACGGAATCTCATTGTGATTCCAGTCCGTCAATTCGCCCAAGGCGACACTGAGTGCAACCCACGGATATTGGCTTCGAAGCGAATCCTTCGCGATCGCCGTGATATCCTGAAGACTTGCCATCCCCAGAGATCCCTGTGAAGGATTTTTGATATCCAGAATCTCAGCACCACCCTGGAGTGCTGCTGTCGTTTCCTCGGGCGAACGGACGCTGACGAGCAACCGAGGCAGGACTGCAGACGTTCGTCCATTCGCCCCGCACTGAGAAGCGGAGGAAAGGTAGTTCCCCGATATTGAATCTCCAGGAATTGCTGCTGTCACCTCTCATCCCTCTTCCGCTTCAGCACGATAAAAGTTCCTTCGGTCAAATCCGGCAGCAGTTCCCAGCCTTCAGGATTATCACGTAATTCGGGGATCTCGCCCGGCCACTTGATGGTGGAGTATTTATGACCGGTGTCGATAACGAGATAGTCCGTATCTGCTGGTATTCGCTGACCTTCACCTGCCAGTTTCCGCTGATAACCACTGTAGTCGTACGACCGTTCGTGGTGAGTGAATCGAGGATGGACGAAGTCGGTCGACGCAACTCGCGCCGTTGCTGGAATCAGTGGAGCAATCCGTGCAAATTTCTCTGAGCGAGGATTGGGTCCATACAGGGTCCGCCAATACCAGCTCGATCCCGGATCCCAGAAAGGGAATCCTTGAGGCCCCAGACTGAAAAATAATCCGGTGCAAAGGGATGCCGTCCAGACCAGCCGTGCGAGCACGCCCTGAATGTCGACCTGATCATTCGAGGGAATTGCCTTGAGCCTACGGGAGAGCAGGGTGATGAGCGATGTCGCACGCGGCAGTCCTGCAGCCACCGACCAGAAAACAACGGCCACCAGAGGAGCATGAAACTGGTGCTGCGGGGTCCGCGAACCGTCCAGTTCATTCAGGCACAAGATGAAGAACAGAGGGAGCCCGACCGCCAGCCGTCCAGGCGAGAAGAGGGGAAGAAACATGACCGGTGCGAGCATGGCCATCGCGTAAAGTGCTGTCTCGAGGGTCAGTAAGGCTTCGATGACAGAGAAGGGCTGAGTCAGCCATGCCTGAAGTATCTCTTCCGGGGTTTTCCCGAAACGAGCGAAGTAACTGGCGTAATGAACCTCACTTCCTGATCGGAACCACGGCATGGCAACTCGCGTAGCAAACCAGAGGTAGCCAACACTGAAGAGACTTAGCCCAAGGCCGATCACCACCCGCGAGCGACATAGCCGTCTGATCGCGCCAACGACGCCAGACTCGTTTTTCACTGCACTGCCCGCAGCAGCATTGTCAGCATCGGTTGGAGGAATTCCGTCGAGCTGAGTCGTATTTTCACGATGGAAGGCGATCCAGAGCCCCAGCGGGCCAAAGATCAGCGTATAGTCCTCTTTGACAGTCAGACACAGAGCAATCCCCGCCAGGGTCCCTGACAAATTACGTCGGTCCAACTGGTCGAACGTCAGCAGCAGCAATGGAATCCCGAATGACTCGGGTCGAAAAGTCTTCAAGTCGATTTCGATATCGAGAAACTGCATGGGGAAGTACAGCAGGTAGGCAACGGCGACTCCAAACGCAGCCCGATCGGATCCACAATGCCGCCGCGCCATCCAGTACACGGGAAATGCCCCGAGCGCCAGAGAGGCGGAACTGCAGAGTTCCAGCAGCAGATGTGATGGCCACAGCACGTAAAGGGGAAGCAGAAACAGATGCACAAACTGGATGTGCTCACCCAGAAAAAGTCCCTGATCGAGGTAACTTCGAAACCCTTTACCGTGCAGCAGGTTCCAGAGGTGTTCTTCATACATGACCGAGTCACCATGAGGCACCAGCAGGTTCCCGTAAAGCCTCCAGTTCATCGCGGTATAAACAAGTGTATATACGGAAACGGCAATCCAGACTCTCCGTTGAGAAGAACTTACGACGTTACTCTCAGGCGAAGACCGACGAACGGAAGCGAGAGTGAGAAACGTCGTTATCCACCCCGCGAGACATCCAGCCAGCCAGAACTGGGGAATCACCGACAACAGGTCAGCCAGCGACGCCCACCCGACCGCTGCCGCACTCATCCAGATCCACTCCCAGACATCCAGCAGGATCCACCAACCCCAGCCATACCAGCCCCAGGTGATGAGAGCCTCATTCCAGCTCCAACCTCGCCTGGTGAGCCATACGCTTCCTCCCAGCCACGTCACCAGAGAGACAACAGCACAGGGAAGCAGCGTGAAACCGAATGAAATGTCGACCAGAGCACGTTCCGGCATGACAGTACCGGAACCCATCGCCGAGGGATGGGCTGCTGTCACTGCGGCCCAAGTGGCGGGACTGATGAAGTTTGAAGCCAGCTGGCGTGAACCGAGCACCGTCTGAAAGCAGGTCGCAGCGAGAAATGTCCCTGCAAGAACGACCGCGAGGGTTCCCAACAGGCGACCAATTATCGGTGATCGAGCAGACGGCGACATATCCGCATCGTAATTGGTCGGGTTCAACCGGTCGATGCACCGGTAGTTGAAAGCAAACAACGTGGCAGCAAATCGAACTCAGTTTGGCTGAGATATCGTCAGCATGATTCCCAGCGTCGGAGGATTCGTCGCTTCCGCATCCGCCCCGAGCGCCTCATGGAACGCACGGTTCAGGCAATTGTCGAGTTCCATCGCAATCCGAACCGCTTCCACTTCGGATCCGCACTCGATTGTCAGCCCCTCTTCCGCTCCCGGAAAAGGCATCACATAGACAGTCTTTCCGAATGTCGCCCGAGGTCGGTGATCTTGTCGGCACTCGAACACCGCGAATGGCTTCCCATCCGCCTGCAGCTCGATACCGATCCGTTCACCGCAAGTGCTGGGACGGGCTGTGGCTTTCAAGGACTTGTCCTTGATCGCTTGCAGTACTGCGCCAGCGGAAATCTCCATTACCCCCCCCAAAAACGTCTCAGTCGACTCGGAAACCGCGAGCAAGCCGGGATCACGCTATCGATGGATCCGAGACCGGTCAAGCGGTGGTGAAATCTTCCGCGAGAATTCATAAAAAACGAACTCTTTTCAGACAAACCACTGCAGCAAATAGAAGCATTCTGAAACACCAAACAAGAAAACCCAGTGCACTTCCGAACAAATCAACACATCCATTTCTGAAGTGAGGATATTTACTGCATATTTCACGCCGGCAGCAGTCTTCAAACACGACTAATCGTCGGAGAAGGGGAGGGGGATATTACGGGCAGCCGCATGTCCGGTCGCGAGTCGGATGGGCTTGCTGGCGAGGACCCTATGGATTGCGACGCGTACCTCAAATGACCGACAGGCTGCAGAGCGAAACGTCACAAAGCGTTACACCGTCACTGCAGGACGCAATTCGATTCCTGGGGTGAACTGCATCGGGGAATCTGTCGGCCCGAATTTAAGCTCCGTCGCATCGAACTTCCATCGACATTCTCTCCAGAGAACGGACCGAGCGATCCTCTCCTCGACAGAGCCCCGGCTCACTCGGCGTCAGAATCATCCCCTGCCTGCTGTCTTGTTGCGCAGATATTGATGATCTCGTACGGAGTCAGTGCTCCATTCAGTCGATCGCGCGTCGCTTGATCTTCAACCAGACGAGCCAGTTGCGCGAGCAAAATCAATTGGATACTCGATTGGTCAGCCGGCGTGATCAACAGGAATACAAGATGAACTGGGTTTTCCGATTCGCTCGAAAACAGGACCCCCTGTTTCGAACGCCCGAAAATGACGATCGGCTGATGAAGGCCAGGACAACGTGCGTGGGGAATGGCAACGCCGACCCCGAGGTCTGTCGTGATCTCTTGCTCACGAGCCAATACCATCTCGGTAATGTTGACTCGCTGCGGCAGTCGACCCGGAGGAATCGCTCCTGCCAATTCGCGAATGATCTCTTCGTGATTCTTCCCCGACAGGTCCAAAAGAACCGCACCTGCTGTAAGGGCCTCTCGCAGAACCAGATGCGCCTCAACCGGACAGTCGTCGTCGATTCTTCCCCAAACCTGTTCGAGAATATCTTCCAGGGTAACCAGACCGACGGGCACTCCCCGTTCCTCGACGATTCGTACTGACGACCCTTCTTTCTGCATCTGCAGCAAAACGGAGTCGACAGTTTCATCTGACTGGACACCACGCAGCGGCCGGACCAGGCGACTCCACTCATCCGTCCCGGACCCATCGATGATAAAGTCTTTGGCCAGCAGATATCCGGCAACTTTTCCACCCGCTTCAACAACGGGCCAACGGGAAAATCGCTCTTCCGCAATTCGAACCAAAACTTCCTGCCTTGTTGCGTTCGAAGTCAGATAACGGACGTTCTCCCAGGGAACCATGATCGTCCGCACCTGCTGCGACTGAACTTGCGACATGTTTCGCTGAATCAGTTGCTGACGAATCCCTTGCACCTTCCGCTCGACCACGTCCCGGTGAGCCCCGATGTCAGACAAAACCAGTCTGGCCAAAGCCACTGCAACCTCACCCTCTTCGAACACTGCCGCCGAAGCTCCGGCTTCCTCAAGATCGTCCTGTTCGCGCAAGTAGTGAGCACGTACGAAAACCCGTGCATCTGAGTTCAGATTTCTCGCTGCGGTCACGACGGCCAATCGGGCCGAGGAATGGGGCAGGGTCACAATCAGGTAGGCGGCATGATCCATCCCCGCCTGTTCAAGAATCGCATCGTGCGATGCGTCCCCAAAGATCGCGACTTCGCCACGCGCCATCAGGTCACTGATCGTGTCCATATTCATATCGATGACGACGGTTTTCAGACCGGCGTCAGTCAACAGCCGATGCACGGTCCGGCCCACAGGTCCGAACCCAATCACAATCGCCAGCCGTTTTCCGTCAGAGACCGACTGCTGGATCTGATTTTCCGCTGACCGGTTTACCTTGAGTGCCCGCCGGTCAGCCCGTCGGCTGAGAATTGACCAGAGCCAGGGCGACTTCTGAATCCAAGATTCGATGGGACCGATGCAGCGGAAGAGAATTGGATTCAGCGTGATTGAGACGATCGCACCCGCGATCAGTACGCTATGACCTGTCTCTGGCATCAGGCCGTGATGCCCTGCCTGTTCCGAAAGAATGAATGAGAATTCACCAATCTGAGCCAATCCAATGGCCACGGTTAAAGCCGTATGAATCGAGCGTCCCAGCAGCAGCACGATCACGATGGCAATCAATGGTTTCACCAGCAGAATAATTCCCATCCCGGCCAGAATCATGCCCGGCTCGCGGACCAGATACATCGGATCAAACAGCATCCCCACCGAGACGAAGAAAATCACAGCGAAGGCGTCCCGCATGGGAAGCGCATCAGCAGCCGCCTGATGACTAACAGTCGACTGAGCAACGACCATCCCAGCCAGAAACGCCCCCAGAGCCATCGACGCACCAAACAGCATGTACGAAGCGGCCGCCATCGAAATCGAAAATACCAGGACGGTCAGGGTGAAAAGTTCTCGCGATCGCAGCCGGGCAACCTGTACCAGCACCCACGGGATCACTCGTGGTCCAACAACCAGAACGGTCACCACGAGACCACCCAGCTTCAGGAAGGCGACGCCCAGCGGTACCCACAACTGCGAAAGCGAGAATTGTGACGCGTCTTCGTGAGCCATTTCTCCCAGCACCGGGATCAGAACGAGCACGATAACGGTCAGCACATCCTCAACCAGCAACCAGCCGACGGCGATGTGCCCCTGGGATGAATTTAACTCGTCAGCGTCCATCAGCATGCGCATCAGCACCACGGTACTTGCCACAGCCATGGCCATACCGATCACCGCCGAGACCATCATCGGAAGTCCAAGGGCGGAATAGAGAAACAATCCCGCCATTGTCGCGACAAAACTTTGTCCAATCGCCCCCGGAATGGCGATCGACTTCACGGCGAGTAGATCTTTGAGGTCAAAATGAAGCCCGACGCCGAACATCAGCAGGATGACGCCCACTTCCGCCAGCTGATGTGCAATTTCCAGATCACCCACAAATCCCGGCGTCGAAGGCCCGATTGCAACCCCCGCAAGCAGATAGCCAACGATCGGGGACAGCCCCAGGCGCTGCGTCAACAGCCCCAGTACCCAAGCTGCTGTGAACGCAACGGCAATCGTGGTTATCAGCGGAAGATCATGCACGTCGCTACCATCCTCTCAACTTCTTAGCAAGCTCTTTGCAAAGGAGAGGAACGCGTGCAAATTAAAGAAAGGTCAACAACCGGCACAGGGAACCCACTCTCCTCGGGACTGTGCGTATGATAGGGACAGACAGCTCATGGGCAACCTTCAACGCTCTTCAATTCCTATCAAGGCCCATAATCCAGTCCGACTGATACGAACCATCAAATCAAGTGCGAGCCGTGACGATCCCTACCGCACCAGTAGTTTTGGGATAGCCCATAGCGTCTTGCGTTGTCTGAGCGTCTCCTGCAATGACCTCTCGCCTCCTTCAGATCCACCCGTTCCTTACCGGCGGATGTCCGAAAAAACCTGACAAAGGCGATCCATTCTCCGGACGCCCTGGTGGGCAAGGCCATGCGGTTGACGCTTCTCACGAAATCACCGAATGATAGTCGTCGCCAGTACTGAGGCAGTGCTGCCACTCCACACGCCCCTCTCAGGCCAAGCGCGTACTTAATCGCGTTCCCGATGTATGTTGCAGAAAGTTCATTCCTATGCCGATCAACGCCGTCGAGATTGAGTCCGCCATTCGCCATCTGAAAGCGGTCGATCCCGTCATGAGAGATTTAATTGATCGGGCCGGGCCGTTCCGTCTCAAGCTCGAGAGGAACCGGTTCGGACTCCTGGTGCGATCAATTCTTTCGCAGCAAATCTCGACAAAGGCGGCGAAGTCGATTCGGTTACGGCTGGATGAACTCCTGCATCCACTTCCACTCTCGGCGCAAGCGATTATTGAGCAGACGGATGAGGAACTGCGGTCAGTCGGATTGTCGCGGCAGAAGGTCTCTTACCTGAAGGACTTGTCCGAACGGGTAATCGACAGGCGATTGCGACTGGATCGAATCGGTCGGCTGTCGGACGAGGAAGCGATCGAACAACTGATTCAGGTCAGGGGCATTGGACGTTGGACGGCCCAGATGTTTCTCATCTTTTCCTTGGGGCGCCTCGACGTGTTCCCCCACGATGACCTGATTGTTCGGTCGTCCATTCGGGAGTTGTACCGACTGGCAGAACTCCCTACCAAACAGCAGAGCCATCAGATTGCGGCCGCCTGGAAACCCTACTGCAGCGTGGCGTCGTGGTACTGTTGGCGACTTCTGGACGTCAAGAATGATCCGACGATGGATGCCAGCCAATATCCCGTGTAAAGCGTAGTCAACAATTCGCGACGACACGCTAGAATTGGCCGAGTGATTGTGACAAGATCGGCACGCATCGACCGTGCCATTCCCATCTCGACGCGACACAGCGGCAGAACGCCTGATTGTTCTCGTGTCATTCCTGTCTTCGGAGAAATCAGTTGATCCGCGGGACTCTTCTTCCTGTTCACGCACAACTCGGGGCTGCCAGTTTTTTAGGAGTGTTACTCCTGACAGGATGTGGCACGTCGCAGCGAGGAGGCATGCCGGCAAGTGAACCTCCCGCCGTCGTGATCATCGAGCCCACCGAGAAAGAACTTGCCGACTTTGCTGAGTTCACGGGCCGCACCGACGCCGTGGAATCGGTCGAGATTCGTGCTCGAGTCAGCGGTTATCTTAAGAAGATCAATTTCCGCCCCGGAAAGGAAGTCAAGGAGGGGGACCTTCTGTTCGAGATCGATCCAAGACCGTACGACGCTGAGCTCGAACGGGCTGAGGGGACCCTGGCGACGGCGTTGGCCAGCGCCAAACAGGCCAGCGCCGAAATGTTGCGAGCGGAAAATCTGCACGAGAAGAAAATCAGCACTCAGGCTGATTACGACAAGGCCGTCGCGGATCTTGCTCACGCCGAAGCGTCCGTGCAATCGACTAAGGCCAATGTGACCAAAGCCAAGCTCGACCAGGAATTCACGCGAGTGATCGCGCCGATTTCAGGCCGCACCAGCCGGGAATTGATCACCGAAGGAAATCTGGTCTCGGCCGATTCGACAGCACTGACAACCATCGTATCATCGGATCCGATTTACGCTTACTTCGATGTTGACGAACGGACGCTGCTCGATATTCAGAAACTCATCCGCGAAAAAAAGCTCGCATCCGCCCGTGAACGGGACGACGTTGAGATCCGACTGGAACTTGCAAACGAGACCGGTTTCCCACACGTCGGGGTCATCGATCTCGTGGACAACCGCGTTGATGCAGGGACGGGTACCATCCAGATTCGAGGTCGATTCCCCAACCCGGACCGACTGCTGACTCCGGGCCTGTTTGTCCGTGTTCAGTTTCAGATGGGACTTCCCAGCTCACGGCTGCTGATCCCCGAACGGGCACTGGCCCAGCAGCAGGGACAGCGTTACGTCTACTTGGTGAACGACGAGAACAAAATTGTAAAGCGTGACGTCACCGTAGGACGCAGGGATGGCCTGATGCGCGTGATCGAAACCGGCTTAGAGCACGGAGATCGGGTTGTCGTAAAGGGACAGCAGCGCGTCAGGGCAGGGATGACCGTCCGCATCGAGACAGAGAAACCACCGGGTGACGAAGCGAAGCCGGCAGAAAAGAAGTCGCACTAGCCGATCCGCCCCGTCTCTCACCTGACTGGGGAATTGAATTCCCGTTTGTTTGATGTCTTTCACCTGTCGACGGAGATGAAAACATCAATACGACCGATCATCAGCAGGCTTCTCATTCCAGACGGACACCACACCGGACCGTGAAAGCTGATTACCAATGTCGGTACATTGAATGGGAATTCACTCCCGTTCCATCGACGGATCGAGCATAAATCCGAGTTCACCATTTCCCGCATAGGGTTATTGAATGCTTGCCCGCTTTTTTATTGAACGGCCCGTTTTTGCGATCGTCATTTCGCTGGTGATCGTCTTCGCAGGCATCGCTGCTTACTTCACGCTTCCCATCGCTCAATACCCGGAAATCACGCCTCCCACCGTCGAAGTCTCATGCAGCTATCCCGGCGCGAGTGCAAGCGTTGTGCAAGAGACCATTGCGTCCCCCATCGAGCAGGAAGTCAACGGCGTCGAAAAGATGCTGTACATGTCGTCGCAGTGCACCAACGACGGAACGTATCGACTGACCATCACCTTCGAATTGGGGACGAACCTGGATATGGCTCAGGTCCTTGTCCAGAACCGAGTCGCTCTTGCCCTGCCCAAACTGCCCGACGTGGTCAAAACGACCGGTGTCAGTACCAAGAAAAAATCCCCCAGTATCCTGCTCGTCGTCAACCTGTCCTCAGACATCAACGAGGCAACCGGACAGCCCCACTTAAACCAGCTTTTTCTGAGCAACTATGCGACCCTGCAGATGCGGGATGACCTTTTACGCATCAAAGGTGTTGGCGATGTGACGTTTCTCGGTCAGCAGGATTACAGTATGCGGATCTGGCTGAATCCGCAGAAAATGGCATCCCGTAATCTGACCGCCGGCGATGTCGTCAACTCGCTGAAAGAGCAGAACGTCCAGGTCGCAGCAGGGCGGGTCGGCCAGCCCCCTGTTTCTGAATCTCTCGACTTCCAGTACACATTGAACACATTGGGCCGACTGACAGAAGCGTCCGAGTTTGAACAAATCATTGTGAAGACCGGAAACAAAGGTCAGCCAACGCGACTGGGTGAAATCGCCAAGATTGAACTTGGTGCCAAGAA is from Schlesneria sp. DSM 10557 and encodes:
- the gcvT gene encoding glycine cleavage system aminomethyltransferase GcvT, encoding MVEFGGWEMPVQYSSIAEEHHTVRKAVGLFDISHMGRLRFDGPDAQRLLDHLLTCRVDNLVDGQIRYGLVCNDAGQILDDVLVNRINPTSFGLVVNASNRLKIVDWINQRKADLCKSGKSLDLSFRDETQDTGMIAIQGPRSLELVQKVLNMDVSAMRYYFGQFSTFDGASIFVSRTGYTGEDGFEVIVPANLTVKLWETFIQAGESAELKPCGLGCRDTLRLEAAMPLYGHELSECIDPLTAGLKSSVKLDKSEFVGRDALLKIADREDRPVRVGIKLNSKRIAREHSEIFAADARIGEVTSGTFSPTLEQSIAMAYVAKPHSAIGTSITVDIRGKREAAEIVPLPFYKRAK
- a CDS encoding (5-formylfuran-3-yl)methyl phosphate synthase; amino-acid sequence: MTAAIPGDSISGNYLSSASQCGANGRTSAVLPRLLVSVRSPEETTAALQGGAEILDIKNPSQGSLGMASLQDITAIAKDSLRSQYPWVALSVALGELTDWNHNEIPSLPEGVQFAKLGLSQCASRRDWVTEWSRIRSAFATAAISKIAWVAVAYADAVEADAPPGGEVLEAAIETGCAGLLIDTWAKDQRTLLTEFSQQQLAEIAERCRSAGLFLALAGRLNADLLPALSGVPADILAIRSAACRGSDRTAELDSTKVSEFRHQLRQAYLARL
- a CDS encoding DUF2079 domain-containing protein, encoding MSPSARSPIIGRLLGTLAVVLAGTFLAATCFQTVLGSRQLASNFISPATWAAVTAAHPSAMGSGTVMPERALVDISFGFTLLPCAVVSLVTWLGGSVWLTRRGWSWNEALITWGWYGWGWWILLDVWEWIWMSAAAVGWASLADLLSVIPQFWLAGCLAGWITTFLTLASVRRSSPESNVVSSSQRRVWIAVSVYTLVYTAMNWRLYGNLLVPHGDSVMYEEHLWNLLHGKGFRSYLDQGLFLGEHIQFVHLFLLPLYVLWPSHLLLELCSSASLALGAFPVYWMARRHCGSDRAAFGVAVAYLLYFPMQFLDIEIDLKTFRPESFGIPLLLLTFDQLDRRNLSGTLAGIALCLTVKEDYTLIFGPLGLWIAFHRENTTQLDGIPPTDADNAAAGSAVKNESGVVGAIRRLCRSRVVIGLGLSLFSVGYLWFATRVAMPWFRSGSEVHYASYFARFGKTPEEILQAWLTQPFSVIEALLTLETALYAMAMLAPVMFLPLFSPGRLAVGLPLFFILCLNELDGSRTPQHQFHAPLVAVVFWSVAAGLPRATSLITLLSRRLKAIPSNDQVDIQGVLARLVWTASLCTGLFFSLGPQGFPFWDPGSSWYWRTLYGPNPRSEKFARIAPLIPATARVASTDFVHPRFTHHERSYDYSGYQRKLAGEGQRIPADTDYLVIDTGHKYSTIKWPGEIPELRDNPEGWELLPDLTEGTFIVLKRKRDER
- a CDS encoding cation:proton antiporter — translated: MHDLPLITTIAVAFTAAWVLGLLTQRLGLSPIVGYLLAGVAIGPSTPGFVGDLEIAHQLAEVGVILLMFGVGLHFDLKDLLAVKSIAIPGAIGQSFVATMAGLFLYSALGLPMMVSAVIGMAMAVASTVVLMRMLMDADELNSSQGHIAVGWLLVEDVLTVIVLVLIPVLGEMAHEDASQFSLSQLWVPLGVAFLKLGGLVVTVLVVGPRVIPWVLVQVARLRSRELFTLTVLVFSISMAAASYMLFGASMALGAFLAGMVVAQSTVSHQAAADALPMRDAFAVIFFVSVGMLFDPMYLVREPGMILAGMGIILLVKPLIAIVIVLLLGRSIHTALTVAIGLAQIGEFSFILSEQAGHHGLMPETGHSVLIAGAIVSITLNPILFRCIGPIESWIQKSPWLWSILSRRADRRALKVNRSAENQIQQSVSDGKRLAIVIGFGPVGRTVHRLLTDAGLKTVVIDMNMDTISDLMARGEVAIFGDASHDAILEQAGMDHAAYLIVTLPHSSARLAVVTAARNLNSDARVFVRAHYLREQDDLEEAGASAAVFEEGEVAVALARLVLSDIGAHRDVVERKVQGIRQQLIQRNMSQVQSQQVRTIMVPWENVRYLTSNATRQEVLVRIAEERFSRWPVVEAGGKVAGYLLAKDFIIDGSGTDEWSRLVRPLRGVQSDETVDSVLLQMQKEGSSVRIVEERGVPVGLVTLEDILEQVWGRIDDDCPVEAHLVLREALTAGAVLLDLSGKNHEEIIRELAGAIPPGRLPQRVNITEMVLAREQEITTDLGVGVAIPHARCPGLHQPIVIFGRSKQGVLFSSESENPVHLVFLLITPADQSSIQLILLAQLARLVEDQATRDRLNGALTPYEIINICATRQQAGDDSDAE
- a CDS encoding DNA-3-methyladenine glycosylase; this translates as MPINAVEIESAIRHLKAVDPVMRDLIDRAGPFRLKLERNRFGLLVRSILSQQISTKAAKSIRLRLDELLHPLPLSAQAIIEQTDEELRSVGLSRQKVSYLKDLSERVIDRRLRLDRIGRLSDEEAIEQLIQVRGIGRWTAQMFLIFSLGRLDVFPHDDLIVRSSIRELYRLAELPTKQQSHQIAAAWKPYCSVASWYCWRLLDVKNDPTMDASQYPV
- a CDS encoding efflux RND transporter periplasmic adaptor subunit, with product MPASEPPAVVIIEPTEKELADFAEFTGRTDAVESVEIRARVSGYLKKINFRPGKEVKEGDLLFEIDPRPYDAELERAEGTLATALASAKQASAEMLRAENLHEKKISTQADYDKAVADLAHAEASVQSTKANVTKAKLDQEFTRVIAPISGRTSRELITEGNLVSADSTALTTIVSSDPIYAYFDVDERTLLDIQKLIREKKLASARERDDVEIRLELANETGFPHVGVIDLVDNRVDAGTGTIQIRGRFPNPDRLLTPGLFVRVQFQMGLPSSRLLIPERALAQQQGQRYVYLVNDENKIVKRDVTVGRRDGLMRVIETGLEHGDRVVVKGQQRVRAGMTVRIETEKPPGDEAKPAEKKSH